The following are encoded together in the Rhizobium tumorigenes genome:
- a CDS encoding DUF1153 domain-containing protein, giving the protein MTEMIRPRVKYVIGPDGSPLTIADLPPPNTRRWVIRRKAEVVAAVRGGLLSLEEACDRYTLTVEEFLSWQSSISSHGLAGLRTTRIQQYRH; this is encoded by the coding sequence ATGACCGAAATGATACGTCCCCGGGTGAAATACGTCATCGGCCCCGATGGCAGCCCCCTTACGATTGCTGACCTGCCACCGCCCAATACGCGGCGCTGGGTCATCCGCCGTAAAGCAGAGGTTGTCGCGGCTGTGCGCGGTGGCCTGTTGAGCCTGGAAGAAGCCTGTGACCGTTATACGCTGACGGTCGAGGAGTTCCTGTCTTGGCAGTCCTCCATCAGCAGCCACGGTCTTGCCGGCCTGCGCACCACGCGCATCCAGCAATATCGCCACTGA
- the ctrA gene encoding response regulator transcription factor CtrA, producing MRVLLIEDDSATAQSIELMLKSESFNVYTTDLGEEGVDLGKLYDYDIILLDLNLPDMSGYEVLRTLRLSKVKTPILILSGMAGIEDKVRGLGFGADDYMTKPFHKDELVARIHAIVRRSKGHAQSVISTGELIVNLDAKTVEVGGQRVHLTGKEYQMLELLSLRKGTTLTKEMFLNHLYGGMDEPELKIIDVFICKLRKKLANAAGGANYIETVWGRGYVLREPESSSYAESA from the coding sequence ATGCGGGTTCTACTCATTGAAGACGACAGCGCGACAGCGCAGAGCATCGAATTGATGCTTAAATCGGAGAGCTTCAACGTCTACACGACCGACCTCGGTGAAGAGGGCGTGGATCTTGGCAAGCTGTATGACTATGATATCATTCTACTCGATTTGAACCTTCCAGACATGTCTGGCTACGAAGTTCTTCGTACGCTGCGTCTGTCGAAGGTCAAGACACCGATCCTCATCCTTTCCGGCATGGCCGGCATCGAGGACAAGGTTCGCGGTCTCGGCTTCGGTGCCGACGATTACATGACAAAGCCTTTTCACAAGGACGAACTGGTTGCTCGCATTCATGCGATCGTCCGTCGCTCCAAGGGTCACGCCCAGTCGGTCATCTCGACGGGCGAACTGATCGTCAACCTCGACGCCAAGACCGTCGAAGTCGGCGGCCAGCGCGTCCACCTGACCGGCAAGGAATACCAGATGCTGGAGCTTCTTTCGCTCCGCAAGGGTACGACGCTTACCAAGGAAATGTTCCTGAACCACCTTTATGGCGGCATGGACGAACCGGAACTGAAGATCATCGACGTTTTCATCTGCAAGCTTCGCAAGAAGCTCGCCAATGCGGCCGGCGGTGCGAACTACATCGAAACAGTCTGGGGCCGCGGCTATGTGCTGCGCGAACCGGAAAGCAGCAGCTACGCCGAAAGCGCCTGA
- the chpT gene encoding histidine phosphotransferase ChpT, which yields MSRNPNLTLNGTDLAALLCSRVCHDVISPVGAINNGLELLDEGGADADAMDLIRTSALNASVRLKFARIAFGASGSVGASIDTGEAERAAKDFAEAEKKATVVWNGPRAIVAKNRVKLLLNLFLVAYASIPRGGTIEVTLENPEFDAKFTLVVKGKLMRVPAKFAEICNGVIEEAIDAHSVQPYYTVLLADESGMDITYTATAEEITYVVEMRAA from the coding sequence ATGTCAAGAAATCCGAATCTGACTTTGAATGGGACGGATCTGGCCGCGCTCCTGTGCAGCCGCGTTTGCCACGATGTCATTTCGCCCGTCGGCGCCATCAACAACGGACTGGAACTGCTGGACGAGGGTGGCGCTGATGCGGATGCCATGGATCTCATCCGCACGAGCGCGCTGAATGCCTCCGTACGGCTGAAGTTCGCGCGCATCGCTTTCGGTGCATCCGGGTCTGTCGGTGCTTCCATCGATACGGGCGAAGCCGAGCGCGCCGCCAAGGACTTTGCCGAGGCCGAGAAGAAGGCAACTGTCGTCTGGAACGGACCGCGGGCGATTGTCGCCAAGAACCGGGTCAAGCTGCTTCTCAACCTGTTCCTGGTCGCCTATGCGTCCATCCCGCGCGGTGGTACGATCGAAGTGACGCTCGAAAATCCCGAATTCGACGCGAAGTTCACACTTGTCGTCAAGGGCAAGCTGATGCGCGTTCCGGCAAAATTTGCCGAGATCTGCAATGGTGTCATCGAGGAAGCGATCGATGCCCACTCCGTGCAGCCCTATTACACCGTGCTGCTGGCCGACGAGAGCGGCATGGACATCACCTATACGGCAACCGCCGAAGAGATAACCTACGTCGTAGAAATGCGGGCCGCTTAA
- a CDS encoding sarcosine oxidase subunit delta, whose translation MASLIHCPHCGIRPKEEFAIRGDASVSRPSPTASDDAWHRYVYIRDNPRGRYREHWHHASGCRRWLVVERSNVTHEVFSVTDVADAVREGVE comes from the coding sequence ATGGCAAGCTTGATACACTGCCCGCATTGCGGCATCCGCCCGAAGGAAGAATTTGCGATCCGCGGCGACGCATCGGTGTCGCGCCCATCGCCCACGGCATCCGACGACGCGTGGCACCGCTACGTCTATATTCGCGACAATCCACGCGGTCGCTACCGCGAACACTGGCACCACGCCTCCGGCTGCCGCCGCTGGCTGGTGGTCGAGCGCAGCAACGTCACGCACGAGGTGTTTTCCGTGACGGATGTCGCCGATGCTGTGCGGGAGGGCGTGGAATGA
- a CDS encoding sarcosine oxidase subunit alpha family protein, with the protein MTAYRVSTGGLVDRGTSLGFTFDGKRLQGLGGDTLASALLANDQMLVGRSFKYHRPRGIVTAGSAEPNALVTIGKGGRTEPNTRATVAELYQGLDAVSQNRWPSLKHDIGSLNSLLSPFLGAGFYYKTFMWPAAFWEKVYEPIIRKAAGLGRAVMQADPDRYEKSWAHCDLLVVGAGPTGLMAARTAARAGLRVILADEGFRLGGSLLSEKLAIGGISADAFAKTVLDELAGFPNVTLMPRTTVFGWYDDNVFGAVEKVQKHIAMPSTDRPVERLWRIIAKRAIVATGAEERPLVFGGNDRPGVMMAGAARSYLNRYGVAIGQKVAVFTNGGSGYRTAHDLIAAGVEIAAIIDTRPGTSDVAPNGVRVIHGGTVVATKGKYRIEGLLADRGGLDEFIGCDALAMSGGWSPIIHLACQRGAKPVWSDERQAFMAPEDTGGLVVAGSAGGIDSVAGCLSDGAAKAAAVIASLGFSVQGHDLPEVEGEYDPSFAAAWHVPGARDKAFIDFQNDVHAKDMGLALREGFGHVEHAKRYTTNGMATDQGKLGNVNAVGIIAGMRGVSPAAVGTTTFRPFYTPVSFGAMAGTARAKHARPVRQSPLHGWAKKNGAIFVEAGAWYRSSWFPRGDEKTWRESVDREVLNVRANVGICDVSTLGKIEVFGKDAAEFLNRIYSNAFLKLPVGKARYGLMLREDGFVYDDGTTSRLAENHFFVTTTTAYAGEVMTHMEFCAQVLWPDLDVRFVSSSDQWAQMSVAGPKARMVLEQVIEDDISNEAFPFLAAASVTLKGGLKGRLFRISFSGELAFELAVPAGFGEAVADAVMEAGKAHDICAYGVEALNVLRIEKGHVTHNELDGRTTPDDVGLGRMLSTQKADFIGKRLSTRFGLTAADRGQLVGLKPIDHDKEIKAGAHILKEGAAPSTAHDQGHVSSACFSPVLGHSIALAMLKSGRERIGEKVLVWDRLRGEEFLAEVCSPVFVDPDAQKLHV; encoded by the coding sequence ATGACGGCCTATCGCGTTTCCACCGGCGGTCTTGTCGATCGCGGCACCTCCCTCGGTTTCACCTTCGACGGCAAGCGCCTGCAGGGGCTGGGTGGCGATACGCTCGCCTCCGCACTGCTGGCCAACGACCAGATGCTGGTCGGCCGCAGTTTCAAATATCATCGTCCTCGCGGCATCGTCACGGCGGGATCGGCCGAGCCGAACGCGCTGGTGACCATTGGCAAGGGTGGCCGCACCGAGCCCAATACGCGCGCTACGGTTGCCGAACTCTACCAGGGGCTCGATGCGGTCAGCCAGAATCGCTGGCCGTCGCTGAAGCACGATATCGGCTCGCTCAACAGCTTGCTGTCGCCCTTCCTCGGGGCTGGTTTCTACTACAAGACCTTCATGTGGCCGGCGGCCTTCTGGGAAAAGGTCTACGAGCCAATCATCCGCAAGGCCGCAGGCCTCGGCCGCGCCGTAATGCAGGCCGATCCAGATCGATACGAGAAATCCTGGGCCCATTGCGACCTGCTGGTGGTCGGCGCCGGGCCGACTGGCCTGATGGCGGCCCGTACTGCGGCCCGCGCCGGACTGCGGGTCATCCTTGCCGACGAAGGCTTTCGTCTCGGCGGCTCGCTGCTGTCGGAAAAGCTCGCCATCGGCGGGATCAGCGCCGATGCTTTTGCCAAGACCGTGCTCGACGAACTAGCAGGCTTCCCCAACGTCACGCTGATGCCGCGCACGACGGTTTTCGGCTGGTACGACGACAATGTTTTCGGCGCAGTCGAGAAGGTGCAGAAGCACATCGCCATGCCATCGACGGATCGGCCGGTGGAGCGGCTGTGGCGAATTATTGCCAAGCGCGCCATCGTCGCCACCGGCGCCGAGGAGCGGCCGCTGGTTTTCGGCGGCAACGACCGGCCGGGGGTGATGATGGCTGGGGCTGCGCGCAGTTATCTCAACCGCTACGGTGTTGCCATCGGCCAGAAGGTCGCCGTGTTCACCAATGGTGGCTCCGGTTATCGCACGGCGCACGACCTGATCGCCGCAGGAGTCGAGATCGCCGCGATCATTGACACCCGCCCGGGGACATCGGATGTCGCGCCGAACGGCGTGCGCGTTATCCATGGTGGCACGGTCGTTGCCACCAAGGGCAAATACCGGATCGAGGGTCTGCTTGCCGATCGTGGTGGACTGGACGAGTTCATCGGCTGCGATGCGCTGGCGATGTCCGGCGGCTGGTCGCCGATCATCCATCTCGCCTGCCAGCGCGGCGCCAAGCCCGTCTGGTCTGACGAGCGACAGGCATTCATGGCGCCGGAGGATACAGGTGGGCTAGTGGTGGCCGGATCTGCCGGCGGTATCGACAGCGTCGCCGGTTGCCTCTCCGACGGTGCGGCGAAGGCTGCCGCCGTCATAGCAAGTCTGGGCTTCAGCGTTCAGGGCCATGACTTGCCCGAGGTTGAGGGCGAGTACGATCCGTCTTTCGCCGCCGCCTGGCATGTGCCCGGCGCCCGGGACAAGGCATTCATCGACTTCCAGAACGATGTGCATGCCAAGGATATGGGCCTCGCGCTCCGCGAAGGTTTTGGCCATGTCGAGCATGCAAAGCGCTACACCACCAACGGCATGGCGACCGATCAGGGCAAGCTCGGTAACGTCAACGCGGTCGGCATCATCGCCGGAATGCGCGGCGTCAGCCCGGCAGCGGTTGGAACGACGACCTTCCGGCCGTTCTACACACCGGTTTCCTTCGGTGCCATGGCGGGGACTGCGCGTGCAAAACATGCGCGGCCCGTGCGGCAATCGCCGCTGCACGGCTGGGCGAAGAAGAACGGCGCAATCTTTGTCGAGGCTGGTGCCTGGTACCGCTCATCTTGGTTTCCGAGGGGCGACGAAAAGACCTGGCGTGAAAGCGTCGATCGCGAAGTGCTCAACGTTCGCGCCAATGTCGGCATCTGCGATGTCTCGACGCTCGGCAAGATCGAGGTGTTCGGCAAGGATGCGGCAGAGTTCCTGAACCGGATCTACAGCAACGCCTTTCTCAAGCTTCCGGTCGGCAAGGCGCGCTATGGTCTGATGCTGCGCGAAGACGGTTTTGTCTACGACGATGGCACGACCAGCCGGCTCGCCGAAAACCACTTCTTCGTCACCACGACGACGGCCTATGCCGGCGAAGTTATGACCCACATGGAATTCTGTGCGCAGGTTCTCTGGCCAGATCTCGACGTGCGCTTCGTGTCTTCGTCGGACCAGTGGGCGCAGATGTCGGTTGCAGGTCCGAAAGCCCGAATGGTGCTGGAGCAAGTGATCGAGGACGATATTTCCAACGAGGCATTTCCGTTCCTGGCCGCAGCCAGCGTGACGCTCAAAGGCGGACTGAAGGGGCGGCTGTTCCGGATTTCGTTTTCCGGCGAACTCGCCTTCGAGCTGGCTGTGCCGGCAGGTTTCGGCGAGGCGGTGGCGGATGCGGTGATGGAAGCGGGCAAGGCACACGATATCTGCGCCTACGGCGTCGAGGCTCTGAATGTGCTGCGCATAGAGAAGGGGCATGTCACCCACAATGAACTCGATGGCCGTACTACGCCCGACGACGTCGGTCTCGGGCGGATGCTGTCGACGCAAAAGGCAGACTTCATCGGCAAGCGACTGTCGACCCGCTTCGGGCTGACGGCAGCGGACCGTGGCCAGCTCGTTGGCCTGAAGCCGATCGACCATGACAAGGAAATCAAGGCCGGCGCGCATATCCTCAAGGAAGGCGCTGCGCCGTCGACAGCCCACGACCAGGGGCATGTCTCATCGGCCTGCTTCTCACCGGTGCTCGGTCATTCCATCGCGCTTGCCATGCTCAAATCAGGGCGCGAGCGGATTGGGGAAAAGGTGCTGGTGTGGGATCGGCTGCGCGGAGAGGAGTTCCTGGCCGAGGTCTGCAGTCCGGTATTCGTCGATCCGGACGCCCAGAAACTGCATGTTTGA
- a CDS encoding response regulator yields the protein MQRFMIADTSDVVRKVGMRILSELDFLVSEASNAHEALSRFESGIPHYMIVDAGMDGALELIAAIRAMPEGKDVKIYYCVVEADLKKLMAGKRAGATDFLLKPFDRKILTAVFGNRAIAA from the coding sequence ATGCAGCGGTTCATGATAGCCGACACATCCGACGTCGTGCGCAAGGTCGGCATGCGCATCCTGTCCGAACTCGATTTCCTCGTTAGCGAGGCATCGAACGCGCACGAAGCGCTAAGCCGCTTCGAATCCGGTATTCCGCACTATATGATCGTCGATGCTGGCATGGACGGCGCGCTCGAGCTTATCGCCGCGATCCGCGCCATGCCGGAGGGCAAGGACGTCAAGATCTACTACTGCGTCGTCGAAGCCGATCTCAAGAAGCTGATGGCCGGCAAGCGGGCAGGGGCGACCGATTTCCTGCTGAAGCCATTCGACCGCAAGATCCTGACTGCCGTGTTCGGCAACCGCGCCATCGCCGCCTGA
- a CDS encoding DUF1134 domain-containing protein, whose translation MRAAEAAPNSGQYTVQEIIDAGHSFFGSTSGGLAKVVETAFERYGLPNGYILGQEGSGAFIAGLTYGEGQLNTKNAGEHPLYWQGPSLGFDYGGQGTRVMMLVYNLANTEAIYTRFGGISGQAFVIAGVGMTALKNNNIVVVPIRTGIGARLGLNLGYLKVTPQPTWNPF comes from the coding sequence ATGCGCGCGGCGGAAGCAGCGCCCAATAGCGGCCAGTACACCGTTCAGGAGATCATCGACGCCGGCCATTCTTTCTTCGGCTCCACCAGCGGCGGCCTTGCCAAGGTTGTCGAGACCGCCTTTGAGCGCTACGGCCTGCCGAACGGCTATATCCTCGGACAGGAGGGCTCCGGCGCCTTCATCGCCGGCCTGACCTATGGCGAGGGCCAGCTCAACACCAAGAACGCAGGCGAGCACCCGCTGTACTGGCAGGGTCCTTCGCTCGGCTTCGACTATGGCGGCCAGGGCACCCGCGTCATGATGCTGGTCTATAACCTTGCCAATACCGAAGCCATCTACACCCGCTTCGGAGGCATCAGCGGACAGGCATTCGTTATCGCCGGCGTCGGCATGACCGCGCTGAAAAACAACAACATCGTCGTCGTGCCGATCCGCACCGGTATCGGCGCCCGTCTCGGCCTCAACCTCGGCTATCTCAAGGTCACGCCGCAACCGACCTGGAACCCGTTCTGA
- a CDS encoding flagellar export protein FliJ, whose protein sequence is MKSRESLVRLKEFQVNEKRRQLQQLQMMTAEFDRMTKDLESQIVLEEKKSGITDPNHFAYPTFAKAARQRADNLQVSIRELRTQEEALESTLEEMQAEYAKAAALEERDGGARARA, encoded by the coding sequence ATGAAGTCACGTGAGAGCCTAGTCCGTCTGAAAGAGTTCCAGGTAAACGAAAAACGTCGCCAGTTGCAGCAGTTGCAAATGATGACAGCGGAATTCGACAGGATGACCAAGGATCTGGAAAGCCAGATCGTCTTGGAAGAGAAAAAGTCCGGAATTACGGACCCGAACCACTTTGCCTATCCGACTTTTGCCAAGGCCGCGCGGCAGCGTGCGGACAACCTGCAGGTCTCGATCCGGGAACTGCGGACGCAGGAGGAGGCCTTGGAAAGCACTCTCGAAGAGATGCAGGCCGAGTATGCCAAGGCGGCAGCGCTGGAAGAGCGTGACGGTGGGGCGAGAGCCCGCGCCTGA
- the cysQ gene encoding 3'(2'),5'-bisphosphate nucleotidase CysQ codes for MLTVFEKAALEAGEAILAVYRSAHAVTQKLDLSPVTVADERAEVIILAHLAAAFPDIPVIAEEAVAAGYSPATGTTPFFLVDPLDGTREFIEHRDEFTVNIAYIVDGQPVAGIVYAPALGVAFTGEDGVAEKLMVDADFTIASRAPITARQAGETLTGLASRCNGNDRTDDFLSDNAVSACTMIGSSLKFCLLAEGKADVYPRFARTMEWDTAAGDAVLRAAGGTTVTLDGKPLSYGKRNQPTDSDFANPDFISWGARNTVSGG; via the coding sequence ATGCTTACTGTATTTGAAAAGGCCGCGTTGGAAGCGGGTGAGGCAATTCTGGCCGTCTACCGCTCCGCACATGCGGTGACACAGAAACTCGACCTGTCGCCCGTCACCGTTGCGGATGAGCGGGCGGAGGTCATCATCCTTGCCCATCTTGCAGCGGCTTTTCCGGACATCCCCGTCATCGCAGAGGAGGCAGTCGCTGCCGGCTACAGTCCGGCAACCGGCACGACGCCGTTCTTTTTAGTCGATCCGCTCGACGGCACGCGCGAATTCATCGAGCATCGCGACGAATTCACCGTCAACATCGCCTATATCGTCGATGGTCAACCTGTTGCAGGCATCGTCTATGCCCCTGCCCTCGGCGTCGCCTTTACGGGCGAAGACGGCGTGGCTGAAAAGCTGATGGTGGATGCCGATTTCACGATCGCCAGCCGGGCGCCGATCACCGCGCGCCAAGCTGGTGAAACGCTGACGGGGCTCGCCAGCCGCTGCAACGGCAACGACCGTACCGACGATTTTCTCTCCGACAATGCCGTCAGTGCCTGCACGATGATCGGCTCATCGCTGAAATTCTGCCTGCTCGCCGAAGGCAAGGCCGACGTTTATCCGCGTTTTGCAAGAACTATGGAATGGGACACGGCTGCCGGCGATGCCGTGCTTCGGGCTGCCGGAGGCACGACGGTGACCCTCGACGGCAAACCACTCAGCTATGGCAAGCGAAACCAGCCGACCGACAGCGACTTCGCCAACCCCGACTTCATCTCATGGGGTGCACGGAACACAGTTTCCGGGGGATAA
- a CDS encoding polysaccharide deacetylase family protein, producing MNTVVTGDKASHRSFPILMYHHIADAPPRGVGSRYMFVSKRRFRSQMQALKLLGYTGCSMAELGLYMSGEKKGKAVGITFDDGYRNVHHNALPVLAEFGFTSTTYFVSRQVGGYNKWDEGRMPVDPCMTKEELREWMAGGQEVGAHTLDHARLGVLGEAEAREQMAGSKAELEDISGSAVTAFSYPFGSHNDLVVAIARDSGFLTATTTIKGKANAILDQMRLPRVTVRRKDIVPKFLWSRIL from the coding sequence ATGAATACTGTCGTAACCGGCGATAAGGCGAGCCATCGGAGCTTCCCGATACTCATGTATCATCATATCGCCGATGCTCCGCCGCGCGGGGTGGGGTCGCGATATATGTTCGTCAGCAAGCGGCGTTTTCGAAGCCAGATGCAGGCTCTGAAACTGCTTGGCTATACCGGCTGCTCGATGGCGGAACTGGGCCTCTACATGTCGGGCGAAAAGAAGGGCAAGGCGGTCGGCATCACCTTCGACGACGGTTACCGCAATGTTCATCACAATGCCCTGCCGGTTCTGGCCGAGTTCGGCTTTACCTCCACCACCTATTTCGTCAGCCGTCAGGTCGGCGGCTACAACAAGTGGGACGAAGGGCGGATGCCCGTCGACCCTTGCATGACGAAAGAGGAACTGCGGGAATGGATGGCTGGCGGCCAGGAGGTAGGTGCCCACACCCTCGATCACGCCCGTTTGGGTGTGCTCGGCGAGGCCGAGGCACGCGAGCAGATGGCAGGCAGCAAGGCCGAGCTCGAGGATATCAGCGGCAGCGCGGTGACGGCTTTCAGCTACCCGTTCGGAAGCCACAATGATCTTGTCGTGGCGATTGCACGAGACAGCGGCTTCCTGACGGCGACGACCACCATCAAAGGCAAGGCAAATGCCATATTGGACCAGATGCGTCTGCCACGCGTCACAGTGCGCCGGAAGGATATCGTTCCTAAATTTCTCTGGAGCCGGATTCTGTAA
- a CDS encoding sarcosine oxidase subunit beta family protein — protein sequence MRYSALNILKQAFTGNRDWKPVWRTPEPKPHYDVIIVGGGGHGLATAYYLAKEHGITNVAVLEKSYIGSGNVGRNTTIIRSNYLLPGNEPFYELSMKLWEGLEQDFNYNAMVSQRGIVNLFHSDGQRDAYARRGNAMRMHGVDAELLDREQVRKMMPYLNYDHARFPILGGLLQKRGGTARHDAVAWGYARGADTRGVDLIQQCEVTGIRRENGQVTGVETTRGFIGCNKLALAAAGNTSTLGRMADLDLPIESHVLQAFVTEGLKPVIDNVITYGAGHFYISQSDKGGLVFGADIDGYSSYAQRGNLATVEHTLEEGVSLIPGLSRVRVLRAWGGIMDMSMDGSPIIDRTPIDNLYLNCGWCYGGFKATPASGFCFAHLIARNETHDVSRFLRLDRFAHGFEIDEGGKGPQPNLH from the coding sequence ATGCGTTATTCAGCACTCAACATCTTGAAGCAGGCATTTACCGGCAACCGTGACTGGAAGCCGGTCTGGCGGACGCCAGAGCCGAAGCCGCATTACGACGTGATCATCGTCGGCGGTGGCGGGCATGGGCTGGCGACGGCCTATTATCTCGCCAAGGAGCATGGCATCACCAATGTCGCCGTGCTGGAGAAGAGCTATATCGGCTCCGGCAATGTCGGTCGCAACACGACCATCATCCGTTCGAACTACCTGCTGCCAGGCAACGAGCCGTTTTATGAGCTTTCCATGAAGTTGTGGGAAGGTCTGGAGCAGGACTTCAACTACAATGCCATGGTCTCCCAACGCGGCATCGTCAACCTGTTCCATTCGGACGGCCAGCGCGACGCCTATGCGCGGCGCGGCAATGCGATGCGGATGCACGGCGTCGATGCAGAGTTGCTCGACCGCGAGCAGGTCCGCAAGATGATGCCATACCTGAACTACGATCATGCCCGCTTCCCCATCCTCGGTGGTCTGCTGCAGAAGCGTGGCGGAACGGCCCGCCATGACGCGGTTGCCTGGGGCTATGCGCGGGGCGCCGATACGCGCGGGGTCGATCTGATCCAGCAATGCGAAGTGACCGGCATCCGGCGGGAAAACGGTCAGGTCACCGGGGTCGAAACGACGCGCGGCTTCATCGGCTGCAACAAGCTGGCACTGGCTGCTGCCGGCAATACCTCGACGCTCGGTCGCATGGCCGATCTCGACCTGCCGATCGAAAGCCATGTGCTGCAGGCTTTCGTGACCGAGGGGCTGAAGCCGGTGATCGACAATGTCATCACCTATGGTGCGGGTCACTTCTATATCTCGCAGTCGGATAAGGGCGGGCTGGTGTTCGGCGCCGATATCGACGGCTACAGTTCCTATGCCCAGCGTGGCAACCTGGCGACGGTCGAGCACACGCTGGAGGAGGGGGTCTCTCTCATCCCCGGGCTGTCGCGCGTGCGGGTGCTGCGCGCCTGGGGCGGGATCATGGACATGAGCATGGACGGTTCGCCGATCATCGATCGGACGCCGATCGACAATCTCTATCTGAACTGCGGCTGGTGCTACGGTGGGTTCAAGGCGACGCCGGCTTCCGGCTTCTGCTTTGCGCATCTGATCGCCCGGAACGAGACCCACGACGTCAGCCGGTTTTTGCGGCTCGACCGCTTCGCCCATGGTTTCGAGATCGACGAAGGCGGCAAGGGCCCGCAGCCGAACCTGCATTGA
- a CDS encoding DUF2793 domain-containing protein, whose product MSDQTANLSLPYILPSQAQKHVTHNETLQRLDAIVQLAITATRSSPPPDPISEGDCYLVASEATGIWSGKSAQLAFRQDGAWIFLQPRTGWRAWFKVDNRLRVLEDSIWSEMSLPSEGTMSALGINASADATNRLTVSAAATLFNNAGNGHQIKVNKNSSGDTASLLFQTGWSGRAEMGLAGNDSFSIKVSPDGGTWQTGLSVSPQGIVDMPQQPAARASLAVGALTPSSGSQTGFTQLSAARGGFALGASLGGSLGNRLVVPAAGLYLLSLSASILTSGEHSVSLVANGTTTLATASAAASSNPFRHSGVGLAGLNAGDLLTLLHSGTAQYDFGAGKTEIAIVRL is encoded by the coding sequence ATGTCAGACCAGACCGCCAACCTGTCCCTGCCCTATATCCTACCATCCCAGGCTCAAAAGCACGTCACCCATAACGAAACGCTGCAGCGGCTGGATGCCATCGTCCAGCTCGCCATCACCGCAACCCGTTCATCGCCGCCGCCCGACCCCATCAGCGAGGGCGACTGCTATCTCGTCGCCTCGGAGGCGACAGGCATCTGGTCAGGCAAATCGGCACAGCTGGCTTTCAGGCAGGACGGAGCCTGGATTTTCCTGCAGCCGCGCACCGGCTGGCGCGCCTGGTTCAAGGTCGACAACCGACTTCGCGTCCTTGAAGACAGCATCTGGAGCGAGATGAGCCTTCCGTCCGAGGGCACGATGTCGGCGCTCGGCATCAATGCGTCTGCCGATGCCACCAACCGCCTCACCGTCAGCGCAGCTGCGACGCTGTTCAACAATGCCGGCAACGGCCACCAGATCAAGGTCAACAAGAACTCCTCTGGCGACACTGCCTCGCTGCTCTTCCAGACCGGCTGGTCTGGGCGCGCGGAAATGGGACTGGCGGGCAACGACAGTTTCTCCATCAAGGTCAGCCCGGACGGTGGGACATGGCAGACCGGGCTGTCGGTGTCGCCGCAGGGCATCGTCGACATGCCGCAACAACCGGCCGCGCGTGCATCGCTCGCCGTCGGCGCGCTGACACCGTCGAGCGGCAGCCAGACCGGCTTTACCCAGCTGAGCGCCGCACGTGGCGGCTTCGCACTCGGCGCCAGCCTCGGTGGCAGCCTCGGCAATCGCCTCGTGGTGCCGGCCGCAGGTCTCTATCTCCTATCATTGAGCGCAAGCATCCTCACTTCCGGTGAGCATTCCGTCAGCCTTGTCGCCAACGGCACCACCACCCTCGCCACCGCCAGTGCCGCGGCGAGCAGCAATCCCTTTCGCCACAGCGGCGTGGGACTGGCGGGCCTTAATGCCGGCGATCTGCTCACATTGCTTCATTCCGGCACGGCGCAATACGATTTCGGTGCCGGTAAAACGGAGATAGCCATAGTCCGGCTTTGA
- a CDS encoding paraquat-inducible protein A, with protein sequence MDIRSVRAVLLIAAPFFLALGLVLPLVRFDRLYFFSDTPSLLGIVASLWQSGNGVLSAVVAVVSIGLPIVKLVALAMEALPSDGRGGGAAFFERVVPQLSRWSMMDVMLVAVVIAAAKTSGLASAFTQPGLWFYAGSTIISGLLHFLLRNGSGPKK encoded by the coding sequence ATGGATATCAGGAGCGTCAGGGCCGTTCTCCTGATTGCGGCGCCGTTTTTCCTGGCCTTGGGCCTGGTCTTGCCGCTGGTGCGTTTCGACCGGCTCTACTTTTTCAGCGACACTCCGTCGTTGCTTGGCATCGTCGCATCGCTCTGGCAGAGCGGCAACGGTGTGCTTTCGGCGGTCGTGGCGGTGGTGTCGATCGGGTTGCCGATCGTGAAGCTCGTGGCCCTGGCGATGGAGGCCCTGCCGAGCGATGGCAGGGGCGGAGGCGCAGCATTTTTCGAGCGGGTCGTCCCGCAACTTTCGCGCTGGTCGATGATGGATGTGATGCTGGTGGCTGTTGTTATCGCGGCTGCCAAGACCAGTGGTCTCGCGAGCGCTTTCACGCAGCCCGGTCTCTGGTTTTACGCGGGCTCGACAATAATTTCGGGCCTCCTCCATTTCCTCCTGAGGAATGGATCGGGCCCGAAAAAATAG